The proteins below are encoded in one region of Paraburkholderia aromaticivorans:
- a CDS encoding tannase/feruloyl esterase family alpha/beta hydrolase: MLWLAAQPALAASQEAPLAMRCAELAGAVLQPELIALPTAGVQIESAAMVSATAPGNQQGGEYCRITGRIKGFKATTPDIRFDLNLPRRWNGRALQIGGGGYNGVVVSGTGVMPFSPNRAPLAQGYATFGDDSGHVGDSSVAVFGLVDEAVTNFGFAHLKKTHDAALALIARAYGRPPQRMYFAGGSTGGREGYTVMQRYPDDYDGVIANSPALNFSGVRLLGVKLGQAEYNTPGGFIPPLLLEHVYQRTLAACDRLDGAADGIVSDVAACREHETEIVDSLRCSGRTPSHDECLTNTQLSTLLVMRDGLSLPYRLAWDVNGYSGYNVFQGTRLAGLLGLAHQPERLPVPTFFANGYLFAQGDGYIRYFVTRDTGFDSLRFDPQHPGKYRAQLVALSQTIGAMNPDLMRYIARGGKLITLQGLADEVISPNQTIAYYDTLVDRFGIDQVNGFMRLYMVPGFQHGSGVFIPSVDLLGALDNWVTRGASPETLTATDIAAATNGRSRPLCRYPLFPRYIGKGNVNLASSFVCAEP, from the coding sequence ATGTTGTGGCTTGCCGCTCAGCCGGCGCTCGCCGCTTCCCAGGAGGCGCCGCTCGCGATGCGCTGCGCGGAATTGGCGGGCGCCGTCCTGCAACCCGAACTCATTGCCTTGCCCACTGCCGGCGTGCAGATCGAAAGCGCGGCGATGGTGAGCGCCACCGCGCCCGGCAATCAGCAGGGCGGCGAGTATTGCCGCATCACCGGCCGTATCAAAGGGTTCAAGGCCACCACGCCCGATATCCGTTTCGATCTGAACTTGCCGCGCCGCTGGAACGGCCGTGCGCTGCAGATCGGCGGCGGCGGTTATAACGGCGTGGTGGTGAGCGGCACCGGCGTAATGCCGTTTTCGCCGAACCGCGCGCCGCTCGCGCAAGGCTACGCGACGTTCGGCGACGATTCGGGGCACGTCGGCGATTCATCGGTGGCGGTATTCGGCCTCGTCGACGAGGCGGTCACGAACTTCGGCTTTGCGCATCTAAAGAAAACGCACGATGCCGCGCTTGCGCTGATTGCCCGCGCATACGGCCGGCCGCCGCAACGCATGTATTTCGCCGGCGGCTCGACCGGCGGCCGCGAAGGCTACACCGTGATGCAGCGCTATCCCGACGACTACGACGGCGTGATCGCCAATTCGCCCGCGCTCAATTTTTCCGGCGTGCGCCTGCTTGGCGTGAAACTCGGCCAGGCGGAATACAACACGCCCGGCGGCTTCATTCCACCGTTGCTGCTCGAACACGTCTATCAACGGACGCTCGCCGCGTGCGACCGGCTCGACGGCGCGGCGGACGGCATCGTCAGCGATGTCGCCGCATGCCGCGAACACGAAACGGAGATTGTCGACTCGCTGCGCTGCAGCGGACGCACGCCTTCGCACGATGAATGCCTCACGAACACGCAGCTTTCCACCTTGCTCGTGATGCGCGACGGGCTCTCGTTGCCTTACCGTCTGGCGTGGGATGTCAACGGCTATAGCGGCTACAACGTTTTTCAGGGTACGCGTCTGGCCGGTCTGCTTGGCCTCGCGCATCAGCCGGAGCGCTTGCCGGTGCCGACGTTTTTCGCCAACGGCTACCTGTTCGCGCAAGGCGACGGCTACATCCGCTACTTCGTCACGCGGGACACCGGCTTCGACTCGCTCAGGTTCGACCCGCAACACCCCGGTAAATATCGCGCGCAACTGGTCGCGCTGTCACAGACGATCGGCGCGATGAACCCCGACCTCATGCGCTACATCGCGCGCGGCGGCAAGCTCATCACGCTGCAGGGCCTCGCCGACGAAGTCATCAGCCCGAACCAGACCATCGCCTATTACGACACGCTGGTCGACCGGTTCGGCATCGACCAGGTCAATGGTTTCATGCGCTTGTACATGGTGCCGGGATTCCAGCACGGCAGCGGTGTGTTCATCCCATCGGTCGATCTGCTGGGCGCGCTCGACAACTGGGTGACGCGGGGGGCATCGCCCGAGACGCTGACGGCGACCGATATCGCGGCGGCGACTAACGGGCGCTCACGTCCGCTGTGCCGCTATCCGCTGTTTCCGCGCTACATCGGCAAGGGCAATGTGAATCTCGCCAGCAGTTTTGTTTGCGCGGAGCCGTGA
- a CDS encoding OpgC domain-containing protein, translating into METRRGRPGGSPLGGRSIEVDFFRGVVLIVIVLDHIPGSTLSHLMLHAYALCDSAEVFVFLGGYASAAAYTTVLAGRGESAAKMRFVRRCWEIYRAYLLTAVLTLLSGAILATLNLNRPMVDLTGWLPFAVQPLREAFDIMLLRRQPYLSSVLPMYVIFALCVPFAVPLARRSSLMALSLSLLIWALARPLAALFSIDDVADWAFNPFAWQLMFVLGILCRVQPISERFHASRTARWFTRVAVVAVLAFAIVKLVVLTQPLPGTYKQNLSPDRVINFIVIAWLAARFVRMGSIAWLARRLPAVVTVGRTGLVCFVAGTLVSLIVDTATPHAFHGFGGVLIGLGGDLVAIGAVLMIARGWNGWKGQKSTAVANGAGYG; encoded by the coding sequence ATGGAAACCCGTCGCGGCCGCCCCGGAGGCAGTCCCCTTGGAGGACGCTCGATCGAAGTGGACTTCTTTCGCGGCGTCGTGCTGATCGTCATCGTGCTGGATCATATTCCCGGCAGCACGCTGTCGCATCTGATGCTGCATGCCTATGCGTTGTGCGATTCAGCGGAAGTGTTCGTGTTTCTCGGCGGCTATGCATCGGCGGCGGCTTACACCACCGTGCTCGCGGGCCGCGGCGAGAGCGCGGCGAAGATGCGCTTTGTCAGGCGCTGCTGGGAAATCTACCGCGCCTATCTGTTGACGGCGGTATTGACGCTGCTGTCCGGCGCCATTCTCGCGACGCTGAATCTGAACCGTCCCATGGTCGACCTGACCGGCTGGCTGCCTTTTGCGGTTCAGCCGCTGCGCGAAGCTTTCGATATCATGCTGCTGCGGCGCCAGCCTTATCTGTCGAGTGTGTTGCCCATGTACGTGATTTTCGCGCTGTGCGTGCCGTTCGCGGTGCCGCTGGCGCGGCGTTCGTCGCTCATGGCGCTGAGCCTGAGCTTGCTGATCTGGGCGCTGGCCAGGCCGTTGGCCGCATTATTCAGCATTGACGACGTGGCCGACTGGGCTTTTAATCCGTTTGCATGGCAACTGATGTTCGTGCTCGGGATTCTCTGCCGGGTGCAGCCCATCAGCGAGCGCTTTCACGCAAGCCGTACCGCGCGCTGGTTCACGCGGGTCGCGGTGGTCGCGGTGCTGGCGTTCGCTATCGTCAAACTTGTCGTGCTGACGCAACCCTTGCCGGGCACGTATAAACAGAATCTTTCTCCTGACCGCGTGATCAACTTCATCGTCATTGCCTGGCTCGCCGCGCGATTCGTGCGCATGGGTAGTATTGCGTGGCTCGCGCGGCGGCTGCCTGCCGTGGTCACCGTCGGCCGCACGGGGCTCGTGTGTTTCGTTGCGGGCACACTGGTTTCCCTGATCGTCGATACGGCAACGCCGCATGCGTTTCATGGCTTTGGCGGCGTGCTGATCGGACTGGGCGGCGATCTCGTCGCTATCGGCGCCGTGCTGATGATCGCGCGCGGCTGGAACGGCTGGAAAGGGCAGAAGTCAACTGCGGTCGCCAATGGCGCGGGTTACGGATGA